The Apibacter raozihei genome contains a region encoding:
- the kdsA gene encoding 3-deoxy-8-phosphooctulonate synthase, with the protein MKNSLYNIPKIKNTDKNNFALIAGPCIIEGEQMAMDIAGKVIEITDKLGIPYIFKGSFKKANRSRVDSFTTIGEQKSLEILKKVGDTFSIPTTTDIHENEHASLAAKYVDVLQIPAFLIRQTDLLVAAAETGKYITLKKGQFLSPESMQFAAQKIKDSGNDNYAIIDRGSSFGYHDLIVDFRGIPTMRNYAPVILDVTHSLQQPNQTTGVTGGRPDMIETIAKAGIAVGADGIFIETHPHPAQALSDGANMLRLDLLESLLEKLIKIREAII; encoded by the coding sequence ATGAAAAACAGCTTATATAATATTCCTAAAATAAAAAATACAGATAAAAATAACTTTGCATTAATTGCTGGTCCATGTATAATAGAAGGAGAACAAATGGCAATGGATATTGCCGGGAAAGTTATTGAAATAACGGATAAGTTAGGAATACCCTATATTTTTAAGGGTTCCTTCAAAAAGGCAAATAGATCGAGAGTTGATAGTTTTACTACAATCGGAGAACAAAAATCTTTAGAAATTCTTAAAAAAGTGGGTGATACTTTTTCTATTCCCACAACAACCGATATTCATGAAAATGAGCATGCATCTCTGGCGGCTAAATATGTTGATGTATTACAAATACCTGCATTTTTAATCCGACAAACCGATTTATTAGTTGCAGCAGCCGAAACTGGAAAATATATTACTCTTAAAAAAGGTCAGTTTCTTTCTCCCGAATCTATGCAATTTGCTGCACAAAAAATTAAAGATTCAGGAAATGATAACTATGCAATTATTGATAGAGGATCTTCTTTTGGTTACCATGACCTTATAGTAGATTTCAGAGGTATACCTACTATGCGTAATTATGCTCCTGTAATATTGGATGTTACGCATTCCTTGCAACAACCGAACCAGACAACCGGTGTAACAGGAGGACGTCCGGATATGATTGAAACCATAGCTAAAGCAGGAATCGCTGTAGGTGCTGACGGTATTTTTATTGAAACACATCCCCATCCAGCCCAAGCCCTTTCCGACGGTGCCAACATGTTAAGATTAGATTTACTTGAAAGTCTATTGGAAAAGTTAATAAAAATCCGAGAAGCTATCATATAA
- the hemN gene encoding oxygen-independent coproporphyrinogen III oxidase, which yields MTDTNLIQKYNVPGPRYTSYPTVPYWNENNFTIESWLSSLQKSFLESNTKEGISLYLHLPFCESLCTFCACNKRITKQHNVETPYIEAVLKEWMLYVNLLPEKPIIREIHLGGGTPSFFSPDNLRFLLENILSEAIVHPDKEFSFEGHPNNTTYDHLKTLYDLGFRRVSFGVQDYDPEVQKAIHRMQPVENVKEVTEIAREIGYDSISHDLVFGLPFQNLDKVINTIKITESLHPDRIAFYSYAHVPWIKGVGQRGFKEEDLPSGEEKRELYEKGKELLEKIGYWEIGMDHFSLKTDSLYQSMLNKKIHRNFMGYTSSSTQVMIGLGVSSISDSWYAFAQNVKTLEEYYAKLEINEFPVFKGHILTNEDLLIRRHILNLMCLLETHYDTKFLNDFPEIFDRLREFEDDHLIQITDNSIFVKEEGRSFIRNICMAFDLRMMENAPQTKLFSMTV from the coding sequence ATGACGGATACGAATTTAATACAAAAATATAATGTTCCCGGGCCCCGATATACGAGTTACCCGACAGTGCCATACTGGAACGAAAATAATTTTACAATAGAAAGTTGGCTTAGCTCTCTACAAAAATCCTTTTTGGAAAGTAATACAAAAGAAGGTATTAGTTTATATCTTCATTTGCCTTTTTGCGAAAGCTTATGCACATTTTGTGCCTGTAATAAAAGAATTACAAAGCAACACAACGTTGAAACCCCTTACATAGAAGCTGTTTTAAAAGAATGGATGCTTTATGTTAACCTTTTGCCAGAAAAACCAATTATACGAGAAATACACTTAGGAGGAGGAACACCTTCATTTTTTTCTCCAGATAATTTACGTTTTCTATTAGAAAATATTTTATCTGAAGCTATAGTTCATCCAGATAAAGAATTTAGTTTTGAAGGTCATCCTAACAACACTACTTATGATCATTTAAAAACTTTATATGATTTGGGTTTTCGAAGGGTAAGCTTCGGCGTTCAGGATTACGATCCAGAAGTACAAAAAGCGATACACCGAATGCAACCAGTAGAAAATGTAAAGGAAGTTACGGAAATAGCTCGTGAAATTGGTTATGATAGCATCAGTCATGACCTTGTTTTTGGATTACCTTTTCAAAACCTGGATAAAGTTATAAATACTATAAAAATTACAGAAAGCTTACACCCTGATAGAATTGCTTTCTATTCCTATGCTCATGTTCCCTGGATTAAAGGCGTCGGACAAAGAGGTTTTAAAGAAGAAGATCTTCCTAGTGGAGAAGAAAAACGTGAACTGTATGAAAAAGGAAAGGAATTATTAGAAAAAATAGGTTACTGGGAAATAGGTATGGATCATTTTTCTTTAAAAACCGATTCTCTTTATCAATCAATGCTTAATAAAAAAATTCACAGGAATTTTATGGGTTATACCTCATCTTCTACTCAAGTGATGATAGGTCTGGGTGTTTCATCTATTTCTGATAGCTGGTATGCTTTTGCACAAAATGTAAAAACTTTGGAAGAATATTATGCCAAACTGGAAATTAATGAATTTCCTGTTTTTAAAGGTCATATTTTAACGAATGAAGATTTACTCATTAGAAGACATATTCTTAATCTGATGTGTTTACTTGAAACACACTACGATACTAAATTTTTGAATGATTTTCCTGAAATATTTGATAGATTGCGTGAATTTGAAGATGATCATCTTATACAAATCACTGATAATTCTATCTTTGTCAAAGAAGAAGGAAGGTCATTTATTAGAAATATTTGTATGGCTTTTGATTTACGAATGATGGAAAATGCTCCTCAAACTAAACTCTTTTCAATGACGGTTTGA
- a CDS encoding ABC transporter ATP-binding protein — MISLKNIQKYYDIGHNKLHVLKGINLEIAEGEMVAIMGSSGSGKSTLLNILGILDYADSGDYILDGVNIGNTISENKAADYRNKFLGFVFQSFNLIGFKNALENVALPLYYQKIKKSKRNKIAMEYLTQVGLNDRADHMPNELSGGQKQRVAIARALVTHPKVILADEPTGALDSQTTYDVMKFFQQINNEGKTILIVTHEPEVAKQCKRIVFLKDGVIESDEIIEQEVLK; from the coding sequence ATGATTTCATTAAAAAATATCCAAAAATATTACGACATTGGCCACAATAAACTACATGTACTCAAAGGAATAAATTTGGAAATAGCAGAAGGTGAAATGGTCGCAATAATGGGATCTTCAGGTTCTGGTAAATCAACATTACTTAATATATTAGGAATTCTTGATTATGCAGATTCCGGAGACTATATTTTAGACGGAGTAAATATAGGTAATACTATCAGTGAAAATAAAGCCGCCGATTATCGAAATAAGTTTTTAGGCTTTGTATTCCAGTCTTTTAATCTGATAGGATTTAAAAATGCACTTGAAAACGTTGCTTTACCTTTATATTACCAAAAAATTAAAAAATCTAAAAGAAATAAAATAGCAATGGAATACCTTACTCAGGTAGGATTAAATGATCGTGCAGATCATATGCCTAATGAGCTTTCAGGTGGGCAAAAACAACGGGTTGCTATAGCTAGGGCTCTTGTTACTCACCCTAAAGTAATTCTTGCTGACGAACCTACCGGAGCTCTGGATAGCCAGACTACTTACGATGTAATGAAGTTTTTTCAGCAAATTAATAATGAAGGCAAAACTATCCTGATAGTAACACATGAGCCTGAAGTGGCAAAGCAATGTAAAAGAATTGTTTTCCTAAAAGACGGAGTTATTGAAAGTGATGAAATCATTGAACAAGAAGTTTTAAAATAA
- a CDS encoding group III truncated hemoglobin, with protein MKNDIEGINDIKQMVDTFYSKIRKDDLLKDIFENIIQDNWTSHLEKMYRFWQTVILKEHTYYGSPFAPHSTMPVTKIHFDRWIDIFIKNIDEQFSGINADETKKRAVSMANLFNSKLEYYRQNNNKPIM; from the coding sequence ATGAAAAATGATATTGAGGGAATAAATGATATCAAACAAATGGTTGATACTTTTTACAGTAAAATAAGAAAAGATGATTTGTTAAAAGATATTTTTGAAAATATAATCCAAGATAACTGGACATCTCATCTGGAGAAGATGTACCGATTTTGGCAGACAGTAATTTTGAAAGAACATACGTATTATGGTAGTCCGTTTGCTCCTCATAGTACTATGCCTGTAACAAAAATACATTTTGATCGCTGGATAGATATTTTTATAAAAAATATTGATGAACAATTTTCTGGTATTAATGCCGATGAGACTAAAAAGAGAGCTGTAAGTATGGCTAATTTATTTAATTCAAAATTGGAATATTACAGGCAGAACAATAACAAACCTATAATGTAG
- a CDS encoding NIF family HAD-type phosphatase has translation MNSNLLILDLDETLIHSIETKLDVEPDFYFEPYYVYKRPYLSHFLNEIKEHFKIAIWSSADDNYVSHIADQIKPESLNYEFVWGRSRCSPKRDSFMDRYIYEKRLYKIKSKKYNLEKTIIVDDTPEKVRVNYGNAVYIKEFNGESTDKELTYLLPYLISLKNVTNIRNIEKRGWRSLV, from the coding sequence ATGAATTCAAATTTATTAATTTTAGATTTAGATGAAACACTCATTCATTCTATTGAAACAAAACTTGATGTAGAGCCTGATTTTTATTTTGAACCTTATTATGTATACAAAAGGCCATATTTAAGCCATTTTCTAAATGAAATAAAAGAACATTTCAAAATTGCAATCTGGAGTTCAGCTGATGACAATTATGTTTCACATATAGCAGATCAGATTAAACCTGAATCTTTAAATTATGAATTTGTATGGGGACGCTCAAGATGTTCTCCAAAAAGAGATAGCTTTATGGACAGATATATCTATGAAAAAAGGCTCTACAAAATTAAAAGTAAAAAATATAATCTTGAAAAGACTATCATTGTAGACGATACTCCGGAAAAAGTACGTGTTAATTATGGGAATGCCGTTTATATAAAAGAATTTAACGGAGAAAGCACTGATAAAGAACTTACTTACTTATTACCTTATCTGATATCTTTGAAGAATGTCACAAACATTCGTAATATTGAAAAAAGAGGTTGGAGATCCTTGGTTTAA
- a CDS encoding amino acid ABC transporter substrate-binding protein, whose product MKKYFIILLTFFISSFFIAQQKKHVVEPKETLYGLSKKYNVTIDDLRKANPQLNTRVPQIGETLIIPDKNTIIETTKPSKPVKEVITSNNAIKTEENSSDYIFITVEPKETLYRLSKKYGTTVENLRKLNPNMDEKGPKIGEILKVPAIASSNSDSDKSTTKKDKEKNKTKNKQDIQETTETEIISSTVPDTTVDENKPGITKDALNIVLFLPFYPDTTGFLKEKEISTQFYSGVRLALDSLTHKGKKINLEILDSGNDTKFQNSLSTYDFSNTHLIIGPLFKSSLKQAADVLNKIPIVSPFTSSDDLDTYDNLILYDTKEQILAEKLVNEMLKKYDNEKVYIVYDDDHNQTAAFFKSYILNKKSKAEIILTKNVDDIKPVQNLVTDEYNKFYTILVSDQNSLTQNYLDHLIEFDRDQVQPISLFYSSLFDDKKYMDKLLDLGLIYSDTNYVNEYGFNEQKTINIYKKKFCTIPGKYAVAGFDVTYDIISRMDSKGSLSNSAMKTEGKQLSNKYSFIRVKKNGAWANQGARIIQLLK is encoded by the coding sequence ATGAAAAAGTATTTTATAATATTGTTAACATTTTTTATTAGCTCATTTTTTATTGCTCAGCAAAAAAAACATGTAGTTGAACCTAAAGAAACATTATATGGTCTTAGTAAAAAATATAATGTAACGATCGATGATCTTAGAAAAGCTAACCCACAGCTGAATACCAGAGTTCCTCAAATAGGAGAAACTTTGATCATCCCGGATAAAAACACTATAATTGAAACGACCAAACCTTCAAAACCTGTTAAAGAAGTTATTACTTCTAATAATGCCATCAAAACTGAAGAGAATTCTTCTGATTATATTTTTATAACAGTTGAACCTAAAGAAACTTTATATAGATTAAGTAAAAAATACGGTACAACGGTTGAAAATCTGAGAAAGCTCAATCCGAATATGGATGAAAAAGGTCCTAAAATTGGTGAGATTTTAAAAGTTCCGGCTATAGCTAGTAGTAATTCCGACTCTGATAAATCTACTACTAAAAAAGATAAAGAAAAAAACAAAACAAAAAATAAACAAGATATTCAGGAAACTACAGAAACTGAAATTATCAGCAGCACAGTCCCTGATACTACGGTTGATGAAAATAAACCTGGTATAACAAAAGATGCTTTGAACATTGTGCTATTTTTACCTTTTTACCCGGATACCACAGGTTTTTTAAAAGAAAAGGAAATCTCAACCCAATTTTATTCTGGAGTAAGGCTAGCTTTAGACTCTCTAACTCATAAAGGGAAAAAAATTAATCTTGAAATACTTGATAGTGGAAATGATACCAAATTTCAAAATAGTCTTTCTACTTATGACTTTTCCAATACTCACCTGATTATTGGTCCACTGTTTAAATCTAGCTTAAAACAGGCAGCAGACGTTTTGAACAAAATACCGATTGTTTCTCCTTTTACTTCCAGTGACGATTTAGATACTTACGATAATTTAATTCTGTATGATACAAAAGAACAAATACTTGCAGAAAAATTGGTTAATGAAATGCTTAAAAAATACGATAACGAAAAAGTCTATATCGTTTATGATGATGATCATAATCAAACAGCAGCATTTTTTAAATCCTATATTCTAAATAAAAAAAGTAAAGCCGAGATTATTCTTACTAAAAATGTTGATGATATAAAACCTGTTCAAAATTTAGTTACAGATGAATACAATAAGTTTTACACAATCTTAGTTTCCGATCAAAATAGCTTAACTCAAAACTATTTGGATCATTTGATTGAATTTGACAGAGATCAGGTTCAACCAATTTCTCTTTTTTATTCTTCATTATTTGATGATAAAAAATATATGGATAAATTATTAGATTTAGGGCTTATATATTCTGATACTAATTATGTAAACGAATACGGTTTTAATGAACAAAAAACAATTAACATCTATAAGAAAAAATTCTGTACTATTCCAGGAAAATATGCTGTTGCTGGTTTTGATGTGACTTATGATATTATAAGCCGCATGGATTCTAAGGGAAGTTTGTCAAATTCTGCCATGAAAACAGAAGGAAAACAACTTAGCAACAAATATTCCTTTATAAGGGTTAAAAAGAATGGAGCTTGGGCCAATCAGGGTGCCAGAATTATACAACTTTTAAAATAA
- the fabD gene encoding ACP S-malonyltransferase — protein sequence MNSLIFPGQGSQFPGMGKDLYDSRSDIKEMMNSANDILGFNILDIMFNGTKEQLMQTKVTQPAIFIHSIAAAKVIENARTEMVAGHSLGEFSALVGNGVLSFDNGLKLVYERALAMQEACEENPSSMAAIIGLSDEIVEIVCKEISSENHLVVPANYNCPGQLVISGHTEAVKEACEILTEKGARRALLLPVSGAFHSPLMQSAQDRLASAINNTKFNHPSVPIYQNATSSAVKNIDEIRLNLIKQLTSPVNWTQTVKNMIDDDCSVFIETGPGKVLQGLIKKIDESVEVSSLSSN from the coding sequence ATGAATTCATTAATATTTCCCGGACAGGGATCTCAATTTCCCGGAATGGGGAAAGATTTATATGACAGCAGGTCTGACATTAAAGAAATGATGAACTCTGCTAATGATATCTTAGGATTTAATATTCTGGATATTATGTTTAATGGAACTAAAGAGCAATTAATGCAAACAAAAGTTACTCAGCCAGCCATATTCATTCATTCAATAGCAGCGGCTAAAGTAATTGAAAATGCCCGGACAGAAATGGTAGCCGGACACTCTCTTGGAGAGTTTTCTGCCTTGGTAGGTAATGGTGTACTTTCTTTTGACAATGGGTTAAAATTGGTATATGAAAGAGCGTTGGCAATGCAGGAAGCCTGTGAAGAAAATCCATCTTCTATGGCTGCTATAATAGGCTTATCTGATGAAATTGTAGAAATTGTATGTAAAGAAATTTCTTCCGAAAATCATCTGGTAGTTCCAGCAAATTATAACTGTCCAGGACAACTGGTTATTTCCGGACATACTGAGGCTGTAAAAGAAGCTTGTGAAATACTTACTGAAAAAGGAGCAAGAAGAGCTCTTCTTTTACCTGTAAGTGGAGCCTTCCATTCTCCCCTTATGCAAAGTGCACAAGATCGCTTAGCTTCTGCTATAAACAATACAAAATTTAATCATCCCAGCGTTCCTATTTATCAAAATGCAACCAGCTCTGCTGTAAAAAATATTGATGAAATAAGACTAAATTTGATTAAACAATTGACTTCTCCTGTAAATTGGACTCAGACAGTTAAAAATATGATTGATGATGATTGTTCTGTTTTTATTGAAACAGGTCCTGGAAAAGTATTACAAGGACTAATTAAAAAAATTGATGAGTCTGTAGAAGTATCTTCACTTTCTTCAAATTAA
- a CDS encoding ABC transporter permease, with amino-acid sequence MFDLERWQEIFYSISQNKLRTFLSGFTITLGLFIFIILFGMGNGLQNGFMEQFINRASNVITFKPGKASEAFLGLQENRTITLKNEDLDLIDKEHGKNLEYKTSQFSKPNTPIVFGKETGYYTVQGTYPDKQYIEKVTLTAGRFITKNDMDSRNKFAVIGRLVERDLFKRENALGKYISIAGINYRVIGTYTDEGGDAEERIIYTPLTTMQLNDKNSDTIKQIDISYTPTMDPKRAIELGKNIDRDLRAKLKISPTDKSGLYLRNTAEAMGNTFAILTVITVLVLFIGFGTIIAGIIGISNIMVFIVKERTKEIGIRKALGARPSSIVGLILQESIFITIISGFAGVGLGVLTLNLIGNKFDRYFILNPSVNWSTIITATICLIFFGAIAGFIPAKKAAKIKPIEALRSE; translated from the coding sequence ATGTTTGATTTAGAGCGTTGGCAGGAAATATTTTATTCAATTAGTCAAAATAAACTCAGAACTTTCCTTTCCGGTTTTACTATTACCTTAGGTTTATTTATTTTCATAATATTGTTTGGCATGGGAAACGGTCTTCAAAATGGGTTTATGGAGCAGTTTATTAATAGGGCCAGCAATGTAATCACTTTTAAGCCGGGTAAAGCTTCTGAAGCCTTTCTGGGTTTACAGGAAAATCGAACCATTACACTTAAAAACGAAGATTTAGATTTAATTGATAAAGAACACGGAAAAAATTTAGAATATAAAACTTCACAATTTTCAAAACCAAACACTCCTATAGTTTTTGGTAAAGAAACCGGTTACTATACTGTTCAGGGAACATACCCGGACAAACAATATATTGAAAAAGTTACCCTAACTGCCGGCAGGTTTATAACGAAAAATGATATGGACAGCAGAAATAAATTTGCAGTTATCGGTCGATTGGTTGAAAGAGATTTGTTTAAGAGAGAAAATGCTTTAGGAAAATATATATCTATTGCCGGAATAAATTATCGAGTCATAGGAACTTATACTGATGAAGGAGGTGATGCTGAAGAAAGGATTATTTATACTCCCCTTACCACCATGCAGTTAAATGATAAAAATTCTGATACAATCAAACAAATCGATATTTCTTATACTCCTACTATGGATCCAAAAAGGGCTATAGAATTAGGAAAAAACATTGACAGGGACTTAAGAGCCAAATTAAAAATCTCACCTACTGACAAATCCGGCTTATATTTACGAAACACGGCTGAGGCAATGGGCAACACTTTTGCAATATTGACCGTAATTACCGTTCTGGTACTTTTCATTGGGTTTGGAACTATTATAGCTGGTATCATAGGTATAAGTAATATTATGGTGTTTATTGTTAAGGAAAGAACTAAAGAAATAGGTATAAGAAAAGCTTTAGGTGCGCGTCCATCCAGCATTGTAGGATTAATATTACAAGAATCTATATTTATAACTATAATCTCTGGTTTTGCCGGAGTAGGTCTGGGTGTACTAACACTGAACTTAATCGGGAATAAATTTGATAGATATTTTATATTAAATCCTTCTGTAAACTGGAGCACTATTATTACCGCTACGATTTGTCTTATTTTTTTTGGTGCAATTGCAGGATTTATTCCCGCTAAGAAAGCAGCCAAAATTAAACCTATAGAAGCATTAAGATCTGAATAA
- a CDS encoding RluA family pseudouridine synthase — protein sequence MKDLDNGSLENETDELYEHFKLIVDKGQSLVRIDKYLINFIENATRNKIQQAAKAGNILVNNLPVKSNYKVKPSDKVSIVLAHPPRDTTIIPQNIPITIIYEDEDLLVVNKEPGMVVHPGFGNFEGTLINALAYHFSQLPFFQTDLDKRPGLVHRIDKDTSGLLVIAKNEYSMNHLAKQFFNKTTKRVYNALVWGNFEEDEGTITGHIGRDLRDRMQMAVFKDGSQGKHAVTHYKVIERFRYVTWVECQLETGRTHQIRAHMKSIGHTLFNDARYGGDIILKGTTFTKYKQFVENCFQLLPRQALHARTLGFIHPTSKKEMHFEAALPEDMNQVLDKWRIYTNTRTSEE from the coding sequence ATGAAAGATTTAGATAATGGTTCATTGGAAAATGAAACGGATGAATTGTATGAACATTTCAAACTAATTGTTGATAAAGGTCAGAGTCTGGTACGAATTGATAAATATTTAATCAACTTTATTGAAAACGCTACCCGAAATAAAATACAACAGGCTGCTAAAGCAGGAAATATATTGGTTAATAATCTACCGGTAAAATCTAATTATAAGGTAAAACCCAGCGATAAAGTTTCTATTGTTCTGGCACACCCTCCGCGTGATACTACCATTATTCCACAGAATATTCCTATTACAATTATATATGAAGATGAAGATCTTCTGGTGGTAAACAAAGAGCCAGGAATGGTTGTGCATCCCGGTTTTGGTAATTTTGAAGGGACACTGATCAATGCACTGGCCTATCATTTCAGCCAGCTTCCCTTTTTTCAAACAGATTTAGACAAACGCCCCGGCTTAGTGCATCGTATAGATAAAGATACATCCGGACTTTTAGTTATTGCTAAAAACGAGTATTCAATGAATCATTTAGCCAAGCAGTTTTTTAATAAGACTACTAAAAGAGTTTACAATGCATTGGTTTGGGGGAATTTTGAGGAAGATGAAGGTACTATAACTGGGCATATAGGTAGAGATTTGAGAGATCGTATGCAAATGGCTGTTTTTAAAGATGGTTCTCAAGGAAAACATGCTGTAACTCACTACAAGGTCATAGAAAGATTCCGATATGTGACGTGGGTGGAATGTCAACTGGAAACAGGAAGGACTCATCAAATACGTGCTCATATGAAATCTATTGGCCATACTCTTTTCAACGATGCAAGATATGGTGGTGATATAATTTTAAAGGGAACTACCTTTACTAAATATAAACAATTTGTTGAAAATTGTTTTCAACTTCTTCCCAGACAGGCATTGCATGCAAGAACTTTAGGATTTATACATCCTACATCTAAAAAAGAGATGCATTTCGAAGCGGCACTACCTGAAGATATGAATCAGGTTCTTGATAAATGGAGAATCTATACCAACACGCGAACATCAGAGGAATAA
- the bshC gene encoding bacillithiol biosynthesis cysteine-adding enzyme BshC, producing MRKSINLTNISGVSPLIKDYLQGNNSVSSLYDKNLSFENLILQGKEKVEKYKHRKVLVTELLNQYKKIDLTEIQKNNLHKLSLENTVTITTGHQLNLMTGPLYFIYKILQVIKLCESMNRQQSELFYVPIFWMATEDHDFKEINHFYFKNKKIEWNGDYNDFVGEISINNSNFKNTLTEFYNELKYFPNGKELREIIEKSYFTEENLVDATRVLVHELFKNYGLLSIDGNNKSLKSLFSSFVKDDIVEKKSYQLVTETIQDIKSDYKIQVNPRKINFFYHLNQQRNRIDETNGKYYILGTCKNFTQEEILKELENFPERFSPNALLRPVYQELILPNVAYVGGNAEIAYWLELKNYFDHQDLPYPILIPRNSFLLITENQKEKLDKYQLDSEKLFLPKEKIIKNLVCQNSKEKFDFNKYEERLATIFNDLLLESSKTDDSWKNMILAQQKKQLNGLNKINKRFYKAERRKYHDLIKNFEQLYSELFPAENWQERRVNFSEYFAVYGDDFIKLLYNEISEYESVINLSTL from the coding sequence GTGAGAAAGTCAATTAATCTAACTAACATATCGGGAGTTTCCCCATTAATCAAAGATTACCTACAAGGGAATAACTCTGTTTCTTCGCTTTATGATAAAAATCTAAGCTTTGAAAATTTAATTTTACAAGGTAAAGAAAAAGTTGAAAAATATAAACACAGAAAAGTTTTAGTTACAGAACTTCTCAATCAATATAAAAAAATTGATTTAACAGAGATACAAAAAAACAATCTTCATAAGTTATCATTAGAAAATACCGTCACAATTACAACTGGTCATCAACTTAATTTAATGACAGGGCCCTTATATTTTATTTATAAAATATTACAGGTTATAAAGCTTTGTGAAAGTATGAACAGGCAACAATCTGAATTATTTTATGTACCCATTTTTTGGATGGCAACTGAAGATCATGATTTTAAAGAAATAAATCATTTTTATTTTAAAAATAAAAAAATTGAGTGGAATGGAGATTATAATGATTTTGTAGGTGAAATTTCAATTAATAATTCCAACTTTAAAAACACACTAACAGAATTTTATAATGAACTTAAATATTTTCCTAATGGAAAAGAGTTAAGAGAAATTATTGAAAAATCATATTTTACTGAAGAAAATCTAGTTGATGCTACCCGGGTTCTTGTGCACGAATTATTTAAAAACTACGGTTTGTTATCTATTGATGGTAATAATAAATCACTGAAATCGCTTTTTTCATCTTTTGTTAAGGATGATATTGTTGAAAAAAAATCTTACCAACTAGTTACAGAAACCATTCAGGATATCAAGTCAGATTATAAAATACAAGTAAACCCAAGAAAAATTAACTTCTTTTATCACTTAAATCAACAACGTAATAGAATTGATGAAACAAATGGAAAGTATTATATATTAGGTACCTGTAAAAATTTTACACAAGAGGAAATTTTAAAAGAACTTGAAAACTTCCCTGAAAGATTTAGTCCTAATGCACTTTTGCGCCCTGTTTATCAAGAACTTATTTTACCAAATGTGGCTTATGTTGGAGGGAATGCCGAAATTGCCTATTGGCTGGAATTAAAAAATTACTTTGATCATCAGGATCTGCCCTACCCTATATTGATTCCCAGAAATTCATTTCTCTTAATAACAGAAAATCAAAAAGAAAAATTAGATAAATATCAATTAGATAGTGAAAAATTATTCTTACCAAAAGAAAAAATAATCAAAAATCTTGTGTGTCAAAATTCAAAAGAAAAATTTGATTTTAATAAATATGAAGAACGATTAGCAACTATTTTCAACGATTTACTTCTTGAATCTTCTAAAACTGATGATTCATGGAAGAATATGATTCTTGCACAACAAAAAAAGCAATTAAACGGATTAAATAAAATAAATAAACGCTTTTACAAAGCTGAAAGACGAAAGTATCATGATCTAATTAAAAATTTTGAACAGTTATATTCTGAACTATTTCCTGCTGAGAACTGGCAAGAAAGAAGAGTTAATTTTTCAGAATATTTTGCCGTATATGGAGACGATTTTATTAAACTTCTATACAATGAAATATCTGAATATGAATCAGTTATAAATTTATCTACCTTATAA